A region of the Corynebacterium falsenii genome:
GCTGTGCTGACCTTCCGGCTGGTGAGCGTTCGGGTCGCCTCCATATTCGACGCCGCAACGAACCCCTTCCGTTCAGCATCCGGTGCGTCGGACAGCCAGAAATCCATTTCGTCTCCCACGAGGATGCGTGGCATGCGGTGGTGGAGCCACTGCAGATCAGGCAGCGCCTCCGTGGTGATGATCGTGCCGTACAGTACCCCGTCGATGGCTGTGCAAAGGCCCGCCATGAACAGCGGCGAGCCGTCCTTGTTGGCGGTGAACCAGGGCTGCTTGCGGGTGCCATCCTTGGTCCATTCGTACCAACCGTCCATGGGGAAAGCGCACGGG
Encoded here:
- a CDS encoding SOS response-associated peptidase; this encodes MCGRYVLFSAPEQIIAAIKSRTHAEQVNTVGADRGAPKPNYNVAPTHVVPIVRTFKDVPTIGPATWGYPPKTVFNARGETAYDKPLFAGSLPCAFPMDGWYEWTKDGTRKQPWFTANKDGSPLFMAGLCTAIDGVLYGTIITTEALPDLQWLHHRMPRILVGDEMDFWLSDAPDAERKGFVAASNMEATRTLTSRKVSTAVGNVANNSPALLE